One Capricornis sumatraensis isolate serow.1 chromosome 8, serow.2, whole genome shotgun sequence genomic region harbors:
- the TNNI2 gene encoding troponin I, fast skeletal muscle, with product SRSQRHCPDARLSAQERTMGDEEKRNRAITARRQHLKSVMLQIAATELEKEEGRREAERQNYLSEHCPPLHLPGSMSEVQELCRQLHAKIDAAEEEKYDMEVRVQKSAKELEDMNQKLFDLRGKFKRPPLRRVRMSADAMLKALLGSKHKVCMDLRANLKQVKKEDTEKERDLRDVGDWRKNIEEKSGMEGRKKMFETES from the exons TCTCGGTCCCAGCGCCACTGCCCAGACGCGAG GCTATCAGCTCAGGAGCGCACGATGGGGGA TGAGGAG AAACGCAACAGGGCCATCACGGCCCGCAGGCAGCACCTGAAG agcgTCATGCTGCAGATTGCGGCCACTGagctggagaaggaggagggccGCCGGGAGGCGGAGCGGCAGAACTACCTGTCAGAACACTGCCCGCCACTGCACCTGCCCGGCTCCATGTCTGAAGTGCAG GAGCTCTGCAGGCAGCTGCACGCCAAGATCGACGCGGCCGAGGAGGAGAAGTACGACATGGAGGTGAGGGTGCAGAAGAGCGCCAAGGAG CTGGAGGACATGAACCAGAAGCTGTTCGACCTGAGGGGCAAGTTCAAGCGGCCCCCGCTGCGCCGCGTGCGCATGTCGGCCGACGCCATGCTGAAGGCGCTGCTGGGCTCCAAGCACAAGGTGTGCATGGACCTGCGGGCCAACCTCAAGCAGGTCAAGAAGGAGGACACCGAGAAG GAGCGCGACCTGCGCGATGTGGGCGACTGGAGGAAGAACATCGAGGAGAAGTCGGGCATGGAGGGCCGCAAGAAGATGTTCGAGACCGAGTCCTAG
- the SYT8 gene encoding LOW QUALITY PROTEIN: synaptotagmin-8 (The sequence of the model RefSeq protein was modified relative to this genomic sequence to represent the inferred CDS: inserted 3 bases in 2 codons) → MGHPPDTHSARTPAGTTAAPGLTPDLTTPIPWLRWALVAAAVVAGILLTSCLLCTVRCRRRGRRRKRPRDKEAVVPGTAELSTTTHLVQPELGNVASGPGGAQQWGRLQLSLEYNSGSQEIRVGLKQAADLRPGAPGGTADPYARLSLSPDARRVHXTKVHRGTLCPVFEETRSFHVSQGWARGAGRAAQDHRHLSQHRPLGALSLPLGSVDLQHVLELWRPLGPPAAAEPEQTEELCFSLCYVPGPGRLTVVVLEARGLSPALADPYVKMXMLNQRKWKRRKTSARKGTATPYCNEAFTCLVPFSQIQSVDLVLAVWARGPQLRAEPVGKVLLGARASGQPLQHWVDMLAQARRPVTQWHRLQPAREVDQALALQSRLRLPLPGF, encoded by the exons ATGGGGCACCCTCCAGACACCCACAGTGCCCGCACCCCAGCGGGCACCACAGCCGCTCCTGGGCTCACACCGGACctcaccacccccatcccct GGCTCCGCTGGGCACTCGTGGCCGCCGCCGTGGTAGCGGGCATCCTCCTCACTTCCTGCCTGCTCTGCACCGTCCGCTGCCGCCGCCGTGGGCGCCGCAGGAAGAGGCCCAGAGACAAGGAGGCTGTGGTCCCGGGCACCGCCGAGCTCAGCACCACCACCCACCTG GTGCAGCCGGAGTTGGGTAACGTGGCATCTGGACCTGGAGGGGCCCAGCAGTGGGGACGCCTGCAGCTGTCCCTGGAGTACAACTCTGGAAGCCAGGAG ATCAGGGTGGGCCTCAAGCAGGCCGCAGACCTGAGGCCCGGGGCCCCGGGCGGCACGGCGGACCCCTACGCCCGCCTGAGCCTGTCCCCGGACGCCAGGCGCGTGC GAACGAAGGTGCATCGTGGCACGCTGTGCCCCGTGTTCGAGGAGACCCGCTCCTTCCACGTGAGTCAGGGCTGGGCCCGGGGGGCTGGGCGGG CTGCCCAGGACCACAGGCACCTCTCCCAGCACCGACCGCTGGGCGCGCTCAGCCTGCCGCTGGGCTCCGTGGACCTGCAGCACGTGCTGGAGCTCTGGCGCCCGCTGGGCCCGCCCGCCGCAGCCGAG CCTGAGCAGACGGAGGAGCTCTGCTTCTCACTCTGCTACGTGCCCGGCCCGGGCCGGCTGACCGTGGTCGTGCTGGAGGCCCGAGGCCTGAGCCCGGCGCTGGCAG ACCCCTATGTGAAGAT CATGCTGAACCAGAGGaagtggaaaaggagaaagaCGTCGGCCAGGAAGGGCACGGCCACCCCTTACTGCAACGAGGCCTTCACCTGCCTCGTGCCCTTCAGCCAGATCCAG AGCGTGGATCTGGTGCTGGCCGTCTGGGCCCGGGGCCCACAGCTGCGGGCCGAGCCTGTCGGCAAGGTGCTGCTGGGCGCCCGGGCCTCTGGGCAGCCTCTCCAGCACTGGGTGGACATGCTGGCCCAGGCCCGGCGGCCCGTCACCCAGTGGCACCGCCTGCAGCCAGCCAGGGAGGTGGACCAGGCCCTGGCCTTGCAGTCCCGCCTGCGTCTGCCCTTGCCTGGCTTCTGA